In one window of Mytilus trossulus isolate FHL-02 chromosome 7, PNRI_Mtr1.1.1.hap1, whole genome shotgun sequence DNA:
- the LOC134725823 gene encoding guanine nucleotide-binding protein subunit alpha-12-like: MADIIMSCCMTDTDKQQKNRSKMIDKALAKEKITFRRTIKILLLGAGESGKSTFLKQMKIIHGQEFDDEAVREFRSVIYGNIVKGLRVLIDAREKLSIPWGDEENAKHGTFVFGCENANKLDEMTFQKYIEPMSELWKDSGIQQAYDRRREFQLGDSLKYFADNLEKVGHQDYIPSKLDILHARKATKGITEHTIDINGVPFLFVDVGGQRSQRQKWYWCFEQVTSILFIASSSEYDQVLLEDRKTNRLQESCDIFETIINNRTFANVSIILFLNKFDLLKEKVPRVSIKDYFPDFKGNPHNINDVQEFELSLYDECRKERGKPLFHHFTTAIDTENIKFVFQAVKDTILQENLRSLMLQ, encoded by the exons ATGGCTGACATAATCATGTCATGCTGTATGACCGATACAGACAAACAGCAGAAAAATAGGAGTAAAATGATCGATAAAGCCCTGGCCAAAGAAAAGATAACCTTTAGACGAACAATCAAAATATTGCTCCTTGGTGCTGGAGAAAGTGgcaaaagtacatttttaaaacaaatgaaaattattcatgGACAAGAATTTGACGATGAGGCAGTTCGAGAATTTAGAAGTGTGATTTATGGGAATATTGTTAAGGGATTGAGAGTTCTTATTGATGCAAGGGAAAAGCTAAGCATCCCTTGGGGAGACGAAGAAAATGCTAAACATGGCACCTTTGTTTTCGGCTGTGAAAACGCAAACAAACTTGATGAAAtgacatttcaaaaatatattgaacCAATGTCAGAATTGTGGAAAGATTCTGGCATACAGCAAGCATATGACAGAAGGCGTGAATTTCAGCTG GGTGATTCGTTGAAGTACTTTGCGGACAACTTGGAAAAAGTAGGTCACCAG GATTATATACCATCTAAGTTGGACATTCTACATGCAAGAAAAGCTACCAAAGGAATCACAGAACATACTATAGACATAAATGGTGTTCCATTTCTTTTTGTTGATGTAGGGGGTCAAAGGTCACAACGACAAAAATGGTACTGGTGTTTTGAACAAGTAACCTCCATTCTATTTATAGCATCTTCAAGTGAGTATGATCAAGTGTTACTGGAGGATAGGAAGACGAATCGGCTACAAGAGTCATGTGACATATTTGAAACGATAATCAACAATAGAACATTTGCTAATGTgtcaatcattttgtttttaaacaagttTGACCTTCTCAAGGAAAAAGTGCCCCGTGTTAGCATAAAAGACTACTTTCCTGACTTCAAAGGAAATCCACATAACATCAATGACGTACAGGAATTTGAACTGAGTTTGTATGACGAGTGTCGTAAGGAACGAGGAAAGCCTCTCTTTCATCACTTTACAACAGCTATAGATACAGAAAACATCAAGTTTGTCTTTCAAGCAGTGAAAGATACAATTCTTCAAGAAAACCTCAGGTCATTGATGTTACAGTAG